Proteins encoded within one genomic window of Streptomyces sp. NBC_01314:
- a CDS encoding epoxide hydrolase family protein — MTENADAAVRPFTLDIPQTDLDDLAVRLAATRWPDELPDAGWSQGVPLAYLKELAEHWRTSYNWREHEAHLNRLPQFTTEIDNANIHFLHIRSAQNDALPLLITHGWPGSIVEFLDVIDPLTEPLSHDGDSADAFHLVIPTIPGYGLSGPTHDGGWDVHRVAKAWAELMRRLGYHRYGAQGGDWGHAITRELAAIDTDHVVAIHLNTLLTLPPSDPAEAAELTDDDQARLDRLTRAEPEMSAYAKIQGTRPQTLAYALTDSPVGQLAWIAEKFKEWTDCAAVPEDAVTRDRLLTNVMLYWLTATAGSSARHYWEAFHPSRPPRTEPLETPTGVAVFAADLARPVRQLAKRDHNIVHWSEFDRGGHFAAMEEPDLFTDDIRAFFRSFR, encoded by the coding sequence ATGACTGAGAATGCAGACGCCGCCGTCCGCCCCTTCACCCTCGACATCCCGCAGACGGACCTGGACGACTTGGCCGTCCGTCTGGCCGCAACCAGATGGCCGGACGAGTTGCCCGACGCCGGCTGGTCCCAGGGAGTTCCGCTGGCCTACCTCAAAGAGCTGGCCGAACACTGGCGCACCTCCTACAACTGGCGTGAGCACGAGGCACATCTGAACCGGTTACCCCAGTTCACAACCGAGATCGACAACGCCAACATCCACTTCCTGCACATCCGCTCCGCGCAGAATGACGCGCTGCCGCTGTTGATCACCCACGGCTGGCCCGGATCCATCGTGGAGTTCCTCGACGTCATCGACCCCCTGACCGAGCCCCTCTCCCACGACGGTGACTCGGCCGACGCCTTCCACCTGGTCATTCCCACCATCCCGGGATACGGGCTGTCCGGACCGACCCACGACGGCGGTTGGGACGTGCACCGCGTCGCCAAGGCATGGGCCGAGCTGATGCGGCGCCTGGGCTACCATCGCTACGGCGCACAAGGCGGCGACTGGGGGCATGCGATCACCCGGGAACTGGCCGCCATCGACACCGACCATGTCGTCGCCATCCACCTCAACACCCTGCTGACGCTCCCTCCCAGCGACCCGGCCGAAGCAGCCGAACTCACCGACGACGACCAAGCGCGGCTCGACCGGCTGACCAGGGCGGAGCCCGAGATGTCGGCCTACGCAAAGATCCAGGGCACCCGGCCACAGACCCTGGCCTACGCACTCACCGACTCCCCGGTCGGGCAGCTCGCCTGGATTGCTGAGAAGTTCAAGGAGTGGACCGACTGCGCCGCCGTTCCCGAGGACGCCGTTACCCGCGACCGACTCCTGACCAACGTCATGCTCTACTGGCTCACGGCCACCGCAGGGTCATCCGCCCGCCACTACTGGGAAGCCTTCCACCCCTCCCGTCCACCACGCACTGAGCCGCTGGAAACGCCGACCGGCGTGGCAGTCTTCGCGGCCGACCTGGCCCGCCCTGTCCGACAACTCGCCAAACGGGACCACAACATCGTCCACTGGTCGGAGTTCGACCGCGGCGGTCACTTCGCCGCAATGGAAGAACCCGACCTGTTCACCGACGACATCCGCGCCTTCTTCCGATCGTTCCGCTGA
- a CDS encoding GNAT family N-acetyltransferase produces MPELKRLHAGHAPAVLAFELANRTYFAASISDRGDDFFDQFTDGYDALLAEQEAGICAFYALVAEDGSVLGRFNLYDLEDGTARLGYRVAEQVAGRGVATTTVRELCRMATARHGLRTLRAATSHDNAASQKVLTKAGFVPVGPATPADLGGKSGTWYQCDLQP; encoded by the coding sequence ATGCCCGAGCTGAAGCGGCTGCATGCCGGCCACGCCCCGGCGGTCCTGGCCTTCGAGCTGGCGAACCGTACCTACTTCGCTGCCTCGATCTCCGACCGCGGCGACGACTTCTTCGACCAGTTCACCGACGGGTACGACGCCTTGCTGGCCGAGCAGGAGGCCGGCATCTGCGCCTTCTACGCGCTCGTCGCCGAGGACGGCTCGGTACTCGGCAGATTCAACCTGTACGACTTGGAGGACGGCACTGCCAGACTCGGCTACCGGGTCGCGGAGCAGGTCGCCGGCCGAGGCGTGGCGACCACGACCGTTCGGGAGCTGTGCCGGATGGCGACAGCGAGGCACGGCCTCCGCACACTGCGGGCGGCCACCTCCCACGACAACGCCGCGTCCCAGAAAGTCTTGACCAAGGCCGGGTTCGTCCCGGTTGGCCCTGCCACCCCGGCCGATCTCGGCGGCAAGTCAGGCACCTGGTACCAGTGCGACCTTCAGCCATAG
- a CDS encoding helix-turn-helix transcriptional regulator — protein MNKKELAAFLRHRRETLRPRDVGLVEGPRRRTQGLRREEVAQLAGMSTDYYARLEQQRAPQPSVQITTALARALRLTLDERDHLFVLIGHNAPARFYRPSEHVCPTLMRVLDRLDDSPALVQTDLVDTLAMNPLAVALLGDQTRHTGLARSGYYRWFMDPTERLMVPEETHERHGRAQAARLRAALTAGNDTPRAAQILAELQVRSPEFVRMWELQEVAQSYDDCKTILHPELGRIDVDVQVLYTEYRAQTLVVLTTRPGTESHSKLELLSVIGHQQLTP, from the coding sequence ATGAACAAGAAGGAACTGGCGGCATTCCTGCGCCACCGGCGTGAGACGCTGCGGCCCCGCGACGTCGGGCTGGTCGAGGGCCCACGCAGGCGTACGCAGGGGCTGCGCCGCGAGGAGGTCGCGCAGCTCGCCGGCATGTCCACCGACTACTACGCCCGGCTGGAACAGCAGCGTGCTCCGCAGCCCTCCGTCCAGATCACCACGGCTCTCGCCCGGGCACTGCGGCTGACCCTGGACGAACGCGACCATCTCTTCGTCCTCATCGGCCACAACGCCCCGGCCCGGTTCTACCGCCCCTCTGAACATGTCTGCCCAACGCTGATGCGGGTCCTGGACCGCCTGGACGACTCCCCGGCCCTGGTGCAAACCGACCTGGTCGACACCCTCGCGATGAACCCGCTGGCCGTCGCGCTGCTCGGCGACCAGACCCGCCACACCGGTCTGGCCCGCAGCGGCTACTACCGCTGGTTCATGGACCCAACCGAGCGTCTGATGGTTCCCGAGGAGACCCACGAACGCCACGGCCGCGCCCAGGCAGCACGCCTGCGGGCCGCGCTGACAGCCGGCAACGACACCCCCCGAGCCGCCCAGATCCTCGCCGAACTCCAGGTACGCAGCCCCGAGTTCGTCCGCATGTGGGAACTTCAGGAGGTGGCACAGAGCTACGACGACTGCAAGACCATCCTCCATCCCGAACTCGGCCGCATCGATGTCGACGTCCAGGTCCTGTACACCGAGTACCGCGCCCAGACCCTGGTGGTGCTGACCACTCGCCCCGGCACGGAGAGCCACAGCAAGCTCGAACTGCTCTCCGTCATCGGACACCAACAGCTCACCCCGTGA
- a CDS encoding SDR family oxidoreductase: protein MKMTGNTILITGGTSGIGLGLALRLHEAGNKVVVAGRRKELLDEITAEHPGIDALVLDVADPDSITRARETVAASHPGLNVLVNNAGIMLRENLLDPAELPVAEDHVTVNLLGTIRMTYAFLSLLVGKDDAVVMNVTSALAFVPYQSTPTYSATKAALHSFSESLRIQLAGADVGVQVIEVVPPGVRTTLLGQQDSDQSMPLDDFLTETLDLLREKPDAKEIVVERARFIRDAQANGSYDDVFAMISGS from the coding sequence ATGAAGATGACCGGCAACACAATCCTGATCACCGGCGGAACCTCGGGCATCGGCCTCGGTCTGGCCCTGCGTCTGCACGAGGCCGGCAACAAGGTGGTCGTCGCTGGCCGGCGCAAGGAACTCCTCGACGAGATCACGGCCGAGCACCCGGGCATCGACGCGCTCGTCCTCGATGTCGCGGACCCCGACTCGATCACCCGGGCCCGCGAGACCGTGGCGGCGAGCCACCCGGGGCTGAACGTCCTGGTCAACAACGCCGGCATCATGCTGCGGGAGAACCTCCTCGACCCGGCCGAGCTCCCGGTCGCCGAGGATCACGTCACAGTCAACCTGCTCGGCACGATCCGGATGACGTACGCCTTCCTGTCGCTGCTCGTGGGCAAGGACGACGCGGTCGTCATGAACGTCACCTCCGCGCTGGCGTTCGTCCCGTACCAGAGCACCCCGACCTACAGCGCGACCAAGGCCGCGCTGCACTCCTTCTCCGAGAGCCTGCGCATCCAGCTCGCCGGCGCTGACGTCGGCGTCCAGGTGATCGAGGTGGTCCCGCCTGGCGTGCGCACGACCCTGCTGGGCCAGCAGGACAGCGACCAGTCCATGCCGTTGGACGACTTCCTCACCGAGACCCTCGACCTGCTGCGCGAGAAGCCCGACGCGAAGGAGATCGTCGTCGAGCGCGCCAGATTCATCCGCGACGCGCAGGCCAACGGCTCCTACGACGACGTCTTCGCCATGATCAGCGGCAGCTGA
- a CDS encoding Lrp/AsnC family transcriptional regulator: MQSPSPDALDLKLLHALQVDGRAPFSRIAEILGVSDQTIARRFRKLRTTAGLRIVGMTDENLLGRQSWIVRLRCTPDVAEQLANALARRPDTSHIDLISGGTEVLCAMKPRSRQALDELLFDRLQRTPQVISVSAHCLLHTFCGGPLGWLDKTRALEPDQEAALRLPYSEPVAAPIALEGADEALLAVLRRDGRATFSELQTSTGQSESAVKRRLERLRSTGILYFKVQHDREFLGHGISAMLWLTVAPSALDAAGRKLAEHPEVRFAGATTGQANLVATVATVASPSTGELYTYLSEKVGGLDGVQAVETALTLRHVKQLTYEPSR, encoded by the coding sequence ATGCAGTCCCCTTCGCCCGACGCGCTTGATCTGAAGCTGCTGCACGCGCTCCAGGTGGACGGGCGGGCGCCGTTCAGCCGTATCGCCGAGATCCTCGGAGTGTCCGACCAGACCATCGCCCGCCGCTTCCGCAAACTGCGCACCACCGCCGGACTAAGGATCGTCGGCATGACCGACGAGAACCTGCTGGGCCGCCAGAGCTGGATCGTCCGGCTGCGCTGCACTCCCGACGTGGCCGAACAACTCGCCAACGCGCTGGCCCGGCGCCCCGACACCTCACACATCGATCTCATCTCCGGCGGCACCGAAGTGCTGTGTGCCATGAAACCCCGCAGCCGACAGGCCCTCGACGAACTGCTCTTCGACCGCCTGCAACGCACGCCCCAGGTCATTTCGGTCAGCGCCCACTGCCTGCTGCACACCTTCTGCGGCGGTCCCCTCGGCTGGCTCGACAAGACTCGAGCGCTCGAACCCGACCAGGAGGCGGCACTGCGTCTCCCGTACAGCGAGCCGGTAGCCGCCCCCATCGCTCTCGAAGGAGCGGACGAGGCACTGCTCGCCGTGCTGCGGCGCGACGGCCGGGCAACCTTCAGCGAGCTGCAGACCAGCACCGGCCAATCGGAGTCCGCTGTCAAGCGGCGCCTGGAGCGTCTGCGCTCCACGGGCATCCTCTACTTCAAAGTGCAGCATGACCGCGAGTTCCTCGGACACGGCATCAGCGCGATGCTCTGGCTCACCGTCGCCCCCTCCGCACTCGATGCCGCCGGACGGAAGCTGGCAGAACACCCCGAGGTCCGCTTCGCCGGCGCCACCACTGGCCAGGCCAACCTCGTCGCCACCGTCGCCACCGTCGCCAGCCCGAGCACGGGCGAGCTCTACACATACCTCAGCGAGAAGGTCGGCGGCCTCGACGGCGTGCAGGCCGTGGAAACCGCCCTGACGCTGCGCCATGTCAAGCAACTCACCTACGAGCCCAGCCGCTGA
- a CDS encoding MFS transporter: MNVTTTANAPQDRRVPTLVMACVGVFVAYLPVSTVSASLPAIQRALDASTAQLSWVSVAFVLPMAALILTAGVFGDVHGRKKVFQAGLAFSGLGALIALCAQSIEVVWAGQAFAGLGAAALLPTSLALISHAVPDPRERGKFVGLWATSLMAALALGSVIAGVILDHFAWRWIYLLPVPASLLTLAVAAKLLTDSRAPGTRRLDWPGQFTAALAITALVYGVIEGGADSFTDTKVMLALSIAVVASVAFVLVERRISSPMLDLTLFRSPSFTATALIAMISFLGLIGFFFALSLYFGMVQQLSTLESAWRLLMVCIVPLVLGVPIGRLVHRVSPRVLIPGGLLLAVIALLSLTPIGANTSFGSLAWRLALLGLGMAFVITPMTATAVSSVPFHQAGMAAAANSAFRQLGAALGPAVLGALLSSRAVDALPGHLTAAGLDRATVQRVTEAADAGGLSAVGGLRMGVDTPRVLGALSQAFVDGLQLCLVVAAALTLLAAAVGFVLLRRPQQSGLPAAGPGASVQGPRTPDLPTADPRTAAGPQAPAAPR, from the coding sequence GTGAACGTCACGACCACGGCGAACGCGCCGCAGGACCGGCGGGTGCCCACACTCGTCATGGCCTGCGTCGGCGTGTTCGTCGCCTATCTGCCGGTGAGCACCGTCTCGGCGAGCCTGCCCGCCATTCAGCGGGCGCTGGACGCATCGACTGCGCAGCTGTCCTGGGTGAGCGTCGCGTTCGTGCTGCCCATGGCCGCGCTCATCCTCACCGCGGGCGTCTTCGGTGACGTGCACGGCCGCAAGAAGGTCTTCCAGGCGGGCCTGGCCTTCAGTGGTCTGGGTGCCCTGATCGCACTGTGCGCCCAGTCGATCGAGGTCGTCTGGGCCGGGCAGGCCTTCGCCGGTCTCGGCGCGGCCGCGTTGCTGCCCACGTCCCTGGCGCTGATCAGCCATGCCGTCCCCGACCCGCGCGAGCGCGGGAAGTTCGTCGGCCTGTGGGCGACATCCCTGATGGCCGCCCTCGCCCTCGGCTCCGTCATCGCGGGCGTGATCCTCGACCACTTCGCGTGGCGCTGGATCTACCTGCTGCCCGTCCCCGCCTCGCTGCTCACGCTGGCCGTCGCGGCGAAGCTGCTCACCGACTCCCGTGCCCCGGGCACGCGCCGACTGGACTGGCCCGGCCAGTTCACCGCCGCGCTGGCCATCACCGCTCTGGTCTACGGGGTCATCGAGGGCGGCGCCGACTCCTTCACCGACACCAAGGTGATGCTTGCCCTGTCCATCGCCGTCGTCGCATCGGTCGCTTTTGTCCTGGTGGAACGGCGCATCTCCAGCCCGATGCTGGACCTGACACTGTTCCGCAGCCCCTCCTTCACCGCCACCGCGCTGATCGCCATGATCAGCTTCCTCGGGCTCATCGGGTTCTTCTTCGCCCTCAGCCTCTACTTCGGCATGGTCCAGCAGCTCAGCACCCTGGAATCGGCCTGGCGGCTGCTGATGGTGTGCATAGTGCCGCTGGTTCTCGGTGTCCCCATAGGGCGCCTGGTGCACCGGGTGTCTCCTCGGGTGCTGATTCCCGGCGGCCTGCTGCTCGCGGTGATCGCGCTGCTGTCGCTGACCCCGATCGGCGCCAACACGTCCTTCGGTTCACTGGCCTGGCGGCTGGCCCTGCTCGGCCTGGGCATGGCTTTTGTCATCACCCCGATGACCGCCACCGCCGTCAGTTCGGTGCCGTTCCACCAGGCCGGTATGGCCGCTGCCGCCAACAGTGCCTTCCGTCAGCTCGGCGCCGCCCTCGGCCCCGCCGTCCTGGGCGCGCTGCTGTCCTCTCGGGCCGTGGACGCTCTGCCCGGACATCTCACCGCCGCGGGGCTGGACCGGGCGACGGTCCAGCGCGTCACCGAGGCCGCGGACGCCGGTGGACTGAGTGCGGTCGGCGGGCTTCGCATGGGTGTGGACACCCCGCGTGTCCTCGGCGCCCTGTCGCAGGCATTCGTCGACGGTCTTCAGCTCTGTCTGGTCGTCGCAGCCGCCCTGACCCTGCTGGCAGCCGCGGTGGGATTCGTCCTGCTGCGCCGGCCGCAGCAGTCGGGCCTACCGGCCGCAGGCCCGGGTGCCTCCGTCCAAGGGCCTCGCACCCCCGACCTGCCCACCGCCGACCCTCGGACGGCAGCCGGGCCGCAGGCACCCGCCGCCCCGCGGTGA
- a CDS encoding IS1182 family transposase has protein sequence MSLRPRPGAEIPPLTMRVARASNPHGTTAMWIRDRLDGLWNDEDFTAWYPRDGRPGLSPAQLATVCVLQYAMNLSDRQAAEAVRCRIDFKYALGLELEDPGFHHSVLSDFRDRLAEGDRADRLLGLALTRIRRAGLLKGRGKQRTDSIYVLSAARELTRLELVSEAVRAVLEDVARGAPELLDELVTAEWAERYGRQVRLCSQPSHPVARLEQVGADARELLQRLDARFPGGAVPAQARVLRTILVQHFLVDGRGRFRPRTERDGRPPSRVRIESPYETEARWTRRGDTRWTGYLAHVTETCDDKRINVITDVATVVSSADSQALPGIHARLKRLRLPGQHLVDGGYTSVAGMDAAARLHRVTLVGPLPSSTSPQHRAEDGFGRENFVIDFDQREVTCPNGQVSGNWRDLPVAEPTSVVVRFDARQCGRCPEQAACTPGSFRSLYFPTRRMHELQAKNRADQQDANWRRLYGLRSGAEGTIEEFAHGHRARRCRYRGLAKTHVQHVLTALAINVERLSLQEPVGHSYRPRPPTAFQQYLDARGLPRPLWWRQGK, from the coding sequence ATGTCCCTCCGTCCTCGTCCCGGAGCCGAGATCCCGCCGCTGACCATGCGGGTCGCCCGAGCCAGCAACCCCCACGGCACCACCGCGATGTGGATCCGCGACCGCCTCGACGGCCTGTGGAACGACGAGGACTTCACCGCCTGGTACCCCCGCGACGGCCGCCCCGGACTCTCGCCTGCCCAGCTGGCCACCGTCTGCGTGCTGCAGTACGCGATGAACCTGTCCGACCGTCAGGCCGCCGAAGCGGTGCGCTGCCGCATCGACTTCAAATACGCCCTCGGACTGGAACTGGAAGACCCCGGCTTCCATCACAGCGTCCTGTCCGACTTTCGCGACCGGCTCGCCGAGGGCGACCGAGCCGACCGGCTGCTGGGCCTCGCGCTCACGCGGATCCGGCGGGCCGGCCTGCTCAAGGGGCGCGGCAAGCAGCGCACCGACTCCATCTACGTCCTGTCCGCCGCGCGGGAGTTGACCCGCCTGGAGCTGGTGTCCGAGGCGGTGCGCGCCGTCCTGGAGGATGTGGCCCGAGGCGCGCCGGAACTGCTGGATGAGCTGGTCACCGCCGAGTGGGCCGAACGCTACGGGCGGCAGGTGCGCCTGTGCTCCCAGCCCAGCCACCCCGTCGCCCGGCTCGAGCAGGTGGGCGCCGACGCCCGCGAACTGCTTCAGCGACTTGACGCCCGCTTCCCCGGCGGCGCCGTTCCGGCGCAGGCCCGGGTGCTCCGAACGATCCTGGTGCAGCACTTCCTTGTGGACGGGCGCGGACGGTTCCGGCCGCGCACCGAGCGCGATGGCCGGCCTCCTTCCCGGGTACGGATCGAGTCGCCGTATGAGACCGAGGCCCGCTGGACGCGGCGCGGCGATACCCGCTGGACCGGCTACCTCGCGCACGTGACCGAGACCTGCGACGACAAGCGGATCAACGTCATCACCGACGTGGCCACCGTCGTCTCCAGCGCGGACAGCCAGGCACTGCCCGGCATCCATGCCCGCCTCAAGCGGCTTCGCCTGCCTGGGCAGCACCTGGTCGACGGCGGCTACACCTCCGTCGCCGGCATGGACGCCGCTGCCCGCCTCCACCGCGTCACCCTGGTCGGGCCGCTTCCCTCCAGCACCTCGCCACAGCACCGGGCCGAGGATGGCTTCGGCAGGGAGAACTTTGTCATCGACTTCGACCAACGCGAGGTCACCTGCCCCAACGGGCAGGTCAGCGGCAACTGGCGGGACCTTCCGGTGGCGGAGCCGACATCGGTGGTGGTCCGGTTCGACGCCCGCCAGTGCGGCCGCTGCCCCGAGCAGGCCGCGTGCACCCCGGGCTCGTTTCGCAGCCTGTACTTCCCGACCCGTCGCATGCACGAACTCCAGGCCAAGAATCGCGCCGATCAGCAGGATGCAAACTGGCGCAGGCTCTACGGGCTGCGATCCGGGGCCGAGGGCACCATCGAGGAGTTCGCGCACGGTCATCGAGCACGCCGGTGCCGCTACCGCGGCCTGGCCAAAACGCAC